The Candidatus Margulisiibacteriota bacterium region GATAGTCGTGTGATATAATATAAATGTTCTGGGATTCTGGAGGATAACATCATGCAAACGGCAGCTTATGGAATATACAAAGACGGACAAATATTATTTGACGAGCCTACGGTACAAGCAAATAATACGCGGGCATTGATTGTTTTTTTGAGCTCATTGCTAAAACAGAAAAACAAGCAAACTAAATTGGCTGATTTTTTTAATTTATACGGCTCATGGGAAGATAATCGCAGTGCGGATACTGTAATAAATGATATTCGCCAGAGCAGAGCGGTTAACTCCAATGTGCAATTATGAAATATTTACTGGATACCGACATCTGTGTTTATTTTCTGAATCAGAATAAAAAAATTGTAGAAAAATTACAGCGGCTGCCGGAAAAAGATTTGGCGATTTCTGTACTGACAACGCTGACCACAAGGCCCCGGCGCGCTGGCCGGAAAATGGCAAAATAGCGGCAGGGTATTTTGTGTCTTACAACACACCTTTTCTAACACCTTCACTGACCCAATTGTTGACTCTGGTCTGCCAACCGCGGCCGGAAGCGCGGAGATGCGTCAGCACATGAGGATCAAACAAAATATGCGTGTCCTGCTTGCGAACCGCCTTGGGCGACCGGCCGCGGCGGGCGACCGGCCGCATCCTGACCAGTTCCTTATCCGTCAAAAAAGGCGCATCCGGATCATCACTGGCTGGCTCGCGCTCGGCAGCTCGATCCGCCATTGCCAGCATCTCTTTGGTTAGGCCTTTTTTGGCTTTCCAGGCGTTTAATCTAATTATTGTCATAATACCTATTCCTTTCTTTTTCATTGGCTAGGCGCGCAGAAATTATTCTAGTAGCTTTTCCGCGCATTGTGTAAGCCATGAACAAAATATGCTTGCCTGTGCTGCCTA contains the following coding sequences:
- a CDS encoding BrnA antitoxin family protein, encoding MTIIRLNAWKAKKGLTKEMLAMADRAAEREPASDDPDAPFLTDKELVRMRPVARRGRSPKAVRKQDTHILFDPHVLTHLRASGRGWQTRVNNWVSEGVRKGVL